In uncultured Bacteroides sp., the following proteins share a genomic window:
- the nuoH gene encoding NADH-quinone oxidoreductase subunit NuoH, producing MFDFSIVSSWIHGLLTGFMPEGLAIFLECVVIGVCIMLMYAILAIILIYMERKVCAFFQCRLGPNRVGKYGLMQVFADVFKMLIKEIITLKNSDRLLYNLAPYMVILASILSFACLPINKGMEIINFNIGVFFLMAASSVGVVGILLAGWSSNNKFTLIGAMRSGAQIISYELSVGLSILTMVVFTGTMSFSEIVEGQADGWNIFKGHIPALIAFIIYLIAGNAETNRGPFDLPEAESELTAGYHTEYSGMHFGFFYLAEYLNLFIVSGVAATVFLGGWMPFHVAGLDAFNSIMDFIPGFVWFFGKAFFVVFLLMWIKWTFPRLRIDQILRLEWKFLVPISMFNLLLMVLIVVFGLHF from the coding sequence GTGTTGTCATTGGCGTTTGCATTATGCTAATGTATGCTATCCTTGCTATTATCCTTATTTATATGGAGCGCAAGGTATGTGCATTCTTCCAATGTCGTCTCGGCCCTAACCGTGTTGGTAAATACGGATTAATGCAGGTCTTTGCCGATGTATTTAAAATGTTGATCAAAGAGATTATCACTCTTAAGAACTCAGACAGGTTGCTTTACAACCTTGCTCCTTACATGGTGATTCTCGCTTCTATTCTCTCATTTGCTTGCCTTCCTATTAATAAAGGAATGGAAATCATTAATTTTAATATTGGTGTATTCTTCCTTATGGCCGCTTCTTCTGTTGGAGTAGTAGGAATTCTGCTGGCAGGTTGGAGTAGTAACAATAAGTTCACATTGATTGGTGCAATGCGTAGTGGTGCACAGATTATCAGTTATGAACTTTCTGTTGGTCTTTCTATCCTTACAATGGTTGTATTTACAGGAACCATGTCGTTCTCAGAAATCGTAGAAGGTCAGGCTGACGGATGGAACATTTTCAAAGGACATATTCCTGCACTGATTGCTTTCATTATTTACCTTATTGCTGGTAATGCTGAAACCAACCGTGGACCATTTGACTTACCTGAAGCTGAATCTGAGCTTACAGCCGGATATCACACAGAGTATTCAGGTATGCACTTCGGATTCTTCTATCTTGCAGAATACCTGAACTTGTTTATTGTTTCAGGAGTTGCAGCAACAGTCTTCTTAGGAGGATGGATGCCATTCCATGTTGCCGGTCTTGACGCATTCAACTCAATCATGGATTTCATTCCAGGATTTGTATGGTTCTTTGGAAAAGCCTTCTTTGTAGTCTTCCTGCTTATGTGGATTAAGTGGACATTCCCACGTTTACGTATCGACCAGATATTAAGACTGGAATGGAAATTTTTAGTTCCAATCAGCATGTTCAACCTATTATTGATGGTACTCATCGTTGTATTTGGATTACACTTTTAA
- a CDS encoding 4Fe-4S binding protein translates to MNSFNQYMCSLFGAIKTLLIGMKTTITVFFRKKTTEQYPENRATLKISDRFRGTLVMPHDENNQHKCVACGLCQIACPNDTINVISEMVTDEEGKKKKVLVKYQYDLGSCMFCQLCVNACPHDAIKFDNSFEHAVFTRDKLVKKLNNEGSTVVKK, encoded by the coding sequence ATGAATAGTTTTAATCAATATATGTGCTCACTGTTTGGTGCAATAAAGACCTTACTTATAGGTATGAAAACCACCATCACAGTATTCTTCCGCAAGAAGACTACAGAGCAATACCCTGAAAACCGGGCTACTTTGAAAATATCAGACCGTTTCCGCGGTACACTGGTTATGCCTCACGATGAGAACAACCAGCACAAATGTGTAGCCTGCGGACTTTGTCAGATAGCTTGTCCAAATGATACCATCAATGTAATTTCGGAAATGGTTACCGACGAAGAAGGCAAAAAGAAGAAAGTATTAGTGAAATATCAATATGACCTTGGAAGCTGCATGTTCTGCCAACTTTGTGTTAACGCATGCCCTCACGATGCCATTAAGTTTGATAATTCTTTCGAACACGCTGTCTTTACTCGCGATAAACTTGTGAAGAAACTTAATAATGAAGGTTCAACAGTAGTAAAAAAGTAA
- a CDS encoding NADH-quinone oxidoreductase subunit J — protein sequence MDITLQQVAFFIVAIFITVFSVLTVTTSKILRSATYLLFVLFGTAAIYFLLDYTFLGAVQLMVYAGGIIVLYVFSILLTSSDQSMNKKLNKSKLFASLVTAIAGAALVLFILLTHSFAPTATAETQELGMKTIGHALMGSDKYQYLLPFEAISVLLLACIIGGLVIARKR from the coding sequence ATGGATATCACACTTCAACAAGTAGCATTCTTCATCGTGGCAATCTTCATCACTGTATTCTCAGTGCTGACAGTAACCACCAGTAAGATTCTACGCTCAGCCACTTATCTGCTGTTCGTTCTATTCGGCACAGCAGCCATCTATTTCCTATTGGACTATACGTTCCTGGGAGCTGTACAATTAATGGTCTATGCAGGCGGTATTATCGTCTTGTATGTATTCTCTATACTTCTTACCAGCTCTGATCAGAGCATGAATAAGAAGTTAAATAAAAGTAAGTTATTTGCCAGCTTAGTTACAGCTATAGCCGGTGCTGCTCTTGTCTTATTTATTCTTCTGACTCATAGCTTTGCTCCTACAGCTACAGCTGAAACTCAGGAATTAGGTATGAAAACAATCGGTCATGCATTGATGGGCAGTGATAAATATCAATACCTGTTGCCATTCGAGGCAATCAGTGTCTTGCTGCTGGCTTGTATCATCGGAGGTTTAGTAATAGCACGTAAAAGATAA
- the nuoK gene encoding NADH-quinone oxidoreductase subunit NuoK, whose amino-acid sequence MEIHVEYYLIISTIMMFAGIFGFFTRKNTLAMLISLELILNASDINFAVFNRYLFPAQLEGHFFTLFAIAIAAAETAVGIAIIINIYRNVRGIQVKDIEEMKH is encoded by the coding sequence ATGGAAATACATGTAGAATATTATTTAATAATAAGTACCATCATGATGTTTGCAGGAATCTTCGGATTCTTTACCCGTAAAAACACGCTGGCAATGCTTATCTCACTAGAACTTATATTGAATGCATCAGACATCAACTTTGCAGTATTTAACCGTTACTTGTTTCCTGCACAGTTGGAAGGTCACTTCTTCACACTCTTTGCCATTGCTATTGCAGCAGCTGAAACAGCTGTCGGCATTGCGATTATTATTAATATCTATCGTAACGTACGAGGTATTCAAGTTAAGGACATTGAAGAAATGAAACATTAA
- the nuoL gene encoding NADH-quinone oxidoreductase subunit L yields MEYTIFILLLPVLMFLFLGLTGHKLKPNVAGICGTISLGIVAILSYLTAFEYFTAPRVDGIFKTILPFNIEWLRFTEHLHINIGILLDPISVMMLVVVSTVSLMVHIYSMGYMHGEKGFQRYYAFLSLFTFSMMGLVLATNIFQMYIFWELVGVSSYLLIGFYYTKPTAVAASKKAFIVTRFADLGFLAGILVLSFFSNTFDFAELMNGSCTSVLQSAAGQTFLGGSVIAWGLGLMFLGGAGKSAMFPFHIWLPDAMEGPTPVSALIHAATMVVAGVYLVARMFPLYIQFAPEVLAGIAYIGAFTALFSASIACVQTDIKRVLAFSTISQIGFMIVALGVCTGMDPHEGLGYMASMFHLFTHAMFKALLFLGAGSIIHAVHSNEMDHMGGLRKYMPITHITFLIACLAIAGIPPFSGFFSKDEILAAAFKYSATIGWLMTFVAGLTAFYMFRLYYNIFWGKEHKHEHTPHESPLTMSFPLMFLAAVTLVAGFIPFGTLVSSNGEAYHIHLDTLVASISVCVAVIAIIIATIFYRKPEQTIPNMLGKKFRGLHTAATHRFYIDEVWMFITHKIIFRCISTPIAWFDHNVVDGFMNFLAWSTQEASFSIRGFQSGRVQQYAYVFLIGALVIIVGLLLFI; encoded by the coding sequence ATGGAATATACAATATTTATTTTACTGCTTCCGGTGCTAATGTTCCTTTTCTTAGGATTGACGGGACACAAGCTTAAACCGAACGTGGCAGGAATATGTGGAACAATATCTTTGGGTATTGTTGCTATACTATCCTATCTCACCGCATTTGAGTACTTTACCGCTCCGCGTGTGGATGGAATTTTTAAAACAATTCTACCTTTTAATATTGAATGGCTTCGTTTCACCGAACACCTTCATATTAATATAGGTATCTTACTGGATCCAATCTCAGTAATGATGCTAGTTGTTGTTTCTACTGTATCACTGATGGTACACATATACAGTATGGGATACATGCACGGAGAAAAAGGATTCCAACGTTACTATGCGTTCCTTTCACTCTTTACTTTCTCAATGATGGGATTGGTTTTAGCAACCAATATTTTCCAGATGTATATTTTCTGGGAACTTGTGGGTGTTTCTTCTTATCTGTTGATTGGATTCTATTATACCAAACCAACTGCTGTCGCAGCATCAAAGAAAGCGTTTATCGTTACTCGTTTTGCTGACTTAGGCTTCCTTGCTGGTATCCTGGTTCTTTCATTCTTCAGTAATACATTTGATTTTGCGGAACTAATGAACGGTTCATGTACATCTGTACTTCAAAGTGCAGCCGGACAAACATTCTTAGGCGGAAGTGTAATTGCCTGGGGCCTGGGACTTATGTTTTTAGGTGGTGCCGGTAAAAGTGCAATGTTCCCTTTCCACATTTGGTTGCCAGATGCTATGGAAGGTCCAACTCCTGTTTCTGCATTGATCCATGCTGCAACAATGGTTGTTGCTGGTGTATATTTAGTAGCGAGAATGTTCCCATTATATATTCAGTTCGCTCCGGAAGTACTTGCAGGAATTGCTTATATTGGTGCATTCACAGCTTTATTCTCAGCTTCCATTGCTTGTGTACAGACAGATATTAAACGTGTGCTGGCTTTCTCAACCATTTCACAGATTGGTTTCATGATCGTAGCATTGGGTGTTTGTACCGGAATGGATCCACATGAAGGCTTAGGTTACATGGCTTCTATGTTCCACTTGTTCACACACGCTATGTTCAAGGCATTATTATTCCTTGGAGCTGGTTCTATTATCCACGCAGTTCATAGCAATGAAATGGATCACATGGGTGGTCTTCGCAAATATATGCCTATTACCCATATTACCTTCTTGATTGCATGTCTTGCTATCGCTGGTATTCCTCCTTTCTCCGGATTCTTCAGTAAGGACGAAATTTTGGCTGCTGCATTCAAATACAGTGCTACAATTGGATGGTTGATGACATTCGTTGCTGGTCTTACTGCATTCTATATGTTCCGTCTATACTACAACATATTCTGGGGTAAAGAACACAAACACGAACACACTCCTCATGAATCACCACTTACAATGTCATTCCCATTAATGTTCCTTGCAGCTGTAACTTTAGTTGCCGGATTCATTCCATTCGGAACACTTGTAAGTAGTAACGGCGAAGCTTACCATATTCATCTGGATACACTTGTAGCTTCAATCAGCGTATGTGTTGCAGTAATAGCAATAATTATCGCTACCATCTTCTATCGCAAGCCGGAACAAACTATTCCAAACATGTTGGGCAAAAAGTTCCGTGGACTACATACTGCAGCTACTCATCGTTTCTATATTGACGAGGTGTGGATGTTTATAACTCATAAGATTATCTTCCGTTGTATATCTACTCCTATCGCATGGTTTGACCATAACGTAGTAGACGGATTCATGAATTTCCTTGCATGGAGTACTCAGGAAGCATCATTCTCTATCCGCGGTTTCCAATCGGGACGTGTTCAGCAATACGCTTATGTATTCCTGATCGGTGCGTTAGTTATTATTGTAGGATTACTTCTATTTATCTAA
- a CDS encoding NADH-quinone oxidoreductase subunit M, whose protein sequence is MNFLTLFVLVPLLMIVGLWLSRNIKQIRGVMVAGSTLLLVLAGVLTYMYLTERGAGNTAEMLFRSDIMWYAPLNIQFSLGVDGISVAMLLLSAVIVFTGTFASWQMAVQTKEYFLWFCLLSLGVFGFFITIDLFTMFMFYEIALIPMYLLIGVWGSGKKEYAAMKLTLMLMGASAMLLVGILGIYFCSGATTMNILEIAKLHNIPLDSQLIFFPLTFLGFGVLGALFPFHTWSPDGHASAPTAVSMLHAGVLMKLGGYGCFRVAMYLMPEAANELGWIFLILTSISVVYGAFSAVVQKDLKYINAYSSVSHCGLVLFAILMANQTASTGAVIQMLSHGLMTALFFALIGMIYGRTHTRDIRELSGLMKIMPFLSVCYVIAGLANLGLPGLSGFVAEMTIFVGSFQHTDMFHRTVTIIATTSIVITAVYILRLVGKILYGTPENEEHLKLTDATWDERFSVICLIIAVAGIGIAPLWISNMISGSVVPVVNALTNL, encoded by the coding sequence ATGAACTTTTTAACATTATTCGTACTCGTACCTCTCTTAATGATCGTTGGGCTTTGGCTCAGCCGCAACATTAAGCAAATCAGAGGTGTGATGGTTGCAGGTTCTACGCTGCTGCTAGTACTGGCAGGTGTACTAACCTACATGTATCTTACTGAACGGGGAGCCGGCAATACTGCAGAAATGCTTTTCAGATCAGACATCATGTGGTATGCACCACTAAACATACAATTTTCTCTGGGAGTAGATGGCATTTCAGTAGCAATGCTGTTATTATCTGCTGTAATCGTGTTTACAGGAACATTTGCTTCCTGGCAAATGGCTGTACAAACAAAGGAATACTTCCTGTGGTTCTGCTTATTGTCATTAGGAGTTTTCGGATTCTTTATCACAATAGACCTCTTTACCATGTTCATGTTCTACGAAATTGCCCTTATCCCAATGTACTTGCTTATCGGAGTATGGGGAAGTGGTAAGAAAGAATATGCAGCTATGAAACTGACATTGATGCTGATGGGTGCTTCGGCCATGCTATTGGTTGGTATCTTAGGAATCTACTTCTGCTCTGGCGCAACAACCATGAATATTCTGGAAATTGCTAAGTTGCACAATATTCCTTTAGACTCACAATTAATATTCTTCCCACTGACTTTCTTAGGATTTGGTGTACTTGGTGCTTTGTTCCCATTCCACACATGGTCTCCTGACGGTCACGCTTCAGCCCCAACAGCAGTATCTATGCTTCACGCCGGAGTACTGATGAAACTGGGAGGTTACGGATGTTTCCGTGTTGCAATGTACTTAATGCCGGAAGCTGCCAATGAACTTGGCTGGATATTCCTTATCCTGACTTCAATCAGTGTTGTTTACGGTGCATTCAGCGCTGTTGTTCAAAAAGACTTGAAATACATCAATGCTTACTCTTCAGTAAGCCACTGTGGTTTGGTATTGTTTGCTATTCTGATGGCAAATCAGACAGCATCTACCGGTGCCGTTATCCAAATGTTATCTCATGGTTTGATGACAGCCCTCTTCTTCGCCTTGATCGGTATGATTTACGGACGTACACATACACGTGATATTCGCGAACTTAGCGGTTTGATGAAGATTATGCCATTCCTTTCAGTTTGTTATGTAATTGCCGGTCTTGCTAACCTTGGTTTGCCAGGATTAAGTGGTTTCGTTGCTGAAATGACAATCTTTGTTGGTTCATTCCAGCACACAGATATGTTCCACAGAACAGTCACTATTATTGCTACAACATCTATTGTAATTACAGCAGTGTATATTCTTCGTCTGGTTGGAAAGATCCTTTATGGAACACCTGAAAACGAAGAGCACCTGAAACTAACAGATGCAACCTGGGATGAGAGATTCTCTGTAATCTGTCTGATTATAGCAGTTGCCGGAATTGGTATTGCTCCATTATGGATTAGCAATATGATTAGTGGTAGTGTGGTACCTGTAGTAAACGCTCTGACCAATTTATAA
- a CDS encoding NADH-quinone oxidoreductase subunit N, protein MDYSQFLYMKEELSLIAVIVLLLLFDLMAGEKARKYFSLTACLLLGVHTLVNLIPSAPAEMFGGMYYYTPIMTIVKSILSFGTVIVFMQSHTWLQREDTNIKQGEFYVLTLSTLLGMYFMIGAGNFLMFFIGLETASIPMAALVALDKYRHNSAEAGAKYILTAMFSSGLLLFGLSMIYGSCGTLYFNDIPAALNGNMMQIMAFVFFFTGMGFKISLVPFHLWTADVYQGAPTSVTSYLSVISKGSAAFVLLTILTKVFGPMIAEWQAVLYGIIIITITMANLFAIRQQNLKRFLAFSSISQAGYIMLGVIGGTAMSMTSLVYYVLVYIVANLAAFGIISIIEQKSDKVEMNDYNGLYLTNPKLSFIMTLALFSLAGIPPFAGFFSKIFIFMAAFKSGFYLLVFIALVNTVISLYYYLLVVKAMYINKNENPIATFKSDNYTKVSLAICLIGIVGLGLASIVYETINAFSYGL, encoded by the coding sequence ATGGATTATAGTCAATTTCTATATATGAAAGAAGAGCTGTCGCTCATTGCAGTTATCGTTCTTTTGCTATTGTTCGATCTGATGGCAGGAGAAAAGGCACGCAAATACTTTTCATTGACAGCTTGTTTGCTACTAGGCGTTCATACGCTGGTAAATCTGATCCCCTCTGCACCGGCGGAAATGTTTGGCGGTATGTATTACTATACCCCAATAATGACCATCGTAAAAAGTATTCTCTCTTTTGGAACAGTGATCGTATTTATGCAATCACACACTTGGTTACAACGTGAAGATACCAACATTAAGCAAGGAGAGTTCTATGTACTTACACTCTCAACTCTGCTGGGTATGTATTTCATGATCGGAGCCGGAAACTTCCTGATGTTCTTCATCGGTTTGGAAACAGCTTCTATCCCTATGGCAGCCTTAGTTGCTTTAGACAAATACAGACATAACTCTGCAGAAGCAGGTGCTAAATATATTCTTACTGCAATGTTCTCTTCAGGACTGTTATTATTTGGTTTATCCATGATATACGGTTCTTGCGGAACACTTTACTTTAACGATATACCTGCAGCTTTAAATGGCAACATGATGCAAATTATGGCATTTGTATTCTTCTTCACAGGTATGGGATTCAAAATTTCATTGGTTCCTTTCCACTTGTGGACTGCCGACGTGTACCAAGGTGCACCAACATCTGTTACCTCTTATCTGTCAGTTATCTCTAAAGGATCTGCCGCTTTTGTGTTACTAACAATTCTTACTAAAGTATTCGGCCCAATGATTGCAGAATGGCAGGCAGTACTTTACGGAATTATCATCATTACAATCACAATGGCCAACCTGTTTGCTATCCGCCAACAGAACCTGAAAAGATTCCTTGCATTCTCATCAATCTCACAAGCTGGTTATATTATGCTAGGTGTAATTGGAGGAACAGCAATGAGCATGACTTCTTTGGTATATTATGTACTTGTTTACATCGTAGCCAACTTAGCTGCTTTTGGTATCATTTCAATTATTGAACAAAAAAGCGATAAGGTAGAAATGAATGATTACAATGGTTTGTATCTAACAAATCCTAAGCTTTCATTCATCATGACATTGGCCTTGTTCTCACTAGCTGGTATTCCTCCTTTCGCAGGATTCTTCAGTAAGATCTTTATCTTTATGGCAGCATTCAAGAGCGGATTCTACTTACTGGTATTCATCGCATTGGTTAATACAGTTATTTCTTTGTATTACTATTTATTAGTAGTAAAAGCAATGTATATCAACAAGAACGAGAATCCTATTGCAACCTTTAAGAGCGACAATTATACTAAGGTAAGCTTAGCAATCTGCTTAATTGGTATTGTTGGATTAGGTCTTGCAAGTATCGTATATGAAACAATCAACGCTTTCAGCTACGGTCTGTAA
- the galA gene encoding beta-galactosidase GalA: MKLKSVLQALFLFVLILPSFSQNQKNPDDLSGKRREHLLMDFGWRFALGNAKNFEKDYSNGTSYFTYLAKTGYGDGAAAQQFEDRTWREVDLPHDWAVELPFSSSASHSHGYKTIGWKYPETSVGWYRKKFHIPPSDLGRKISIQFDGIHRNSTVWVNGFYVGNESSGYASSVYDITDYLNYGEENVVAVRVDASIEEGWYYEGAGIYRHVWLNKTDRLHVAQYGTFVTSQINEDNAELTVRTTIENQYPQTSKFSIEQILFDASNKAVVSQKYDSLSLAGNQESILYHKLKVESPKLWSIEVPYLYHLETLVKVDGKTVDSYNTNVGIRTVRFDPNLGFFLNGKSVKIKGTNNHQDHAGVGTAIPDALQEFRIKRLKEMGSNAIRTSHNPATPELLDACDRLGMLVLDENRLMGINQEYFDLLKRFMIRDRNHPCVVIWSLGNEEWAIESNEKGARITKTMQEYAQKVDSSRAFTVAVSGGWDNGSGKTVQVMGYNYIVQGDIDVHHKKFPWQCGIGTEESNTIGTRGVYQDDLANGRMAATNRMPENVGTESGWKFYLERPFLAGLFFWTGFDYRGEANPLVWPAVNSQYGIVDLCGFPKDIFYYLKSWWANKPVMHIMPHWNWKGSEGKNIKVTIYSNADEVELILNRKSLGKKTMPKNGHIDWDVTYQPGTLQAKGFIKNKQVVVQQIETTDVPSKVILSADRTQLNSNGEDIAIITVQVADKKNRMVPTADNEIEFTLSGPGKIIGVGNGDPASHDPEQFVESVETSSISGMKLMQSSSMPEINELEANNNDSIWKKAFEKNYGDYDATKNLIIKGSFNLSDFNEKTEITFYAKSLSDNQSIYVNGKLLAKDIKRNDPNQVFVLDHNYLHKGENVVLFVGKPLVKHNSWEEISTNPGIIKIYNPASQWKRKTFNGLAQVIVKASKKEGEIILTATSKGLSSAIIKISSMPVVPKPTIDD; encoded by the coding sequence ATGAAACTTAAATCAGTACTGCAAGCGCTTTTTTTATTTGTATTAATTCTACCATCTTTTTCGCAGAATCAAAAGAATCCAGATGATCTGTCTGGTAAGAGACGTGAGCATCTTTTAATGGATTTTGGATGGCGTTTTGCATTAGGCAATGCGAAAAACTTTGAGAAAGATTATTCCAATGGCACCAGTTACTTTACTTATTTGGCTAAAACCGGCTATGGAGATGGAGCTGCCGCCCAACAATTCGAAGACCGCACTTGGCGTGAAGTTGATCTTCCACATGATTGGGCTGTTGAACTTCCTTTTTCTTCTTCAGCAAGTCACAGTCATGGTTACAAAACAATTGGATGGAAATACCCGGAAACGTCCGTAGGATGGTATCGTAAAAAGTTTCATATTCCTCCATCTGATCTTGGACGCAAAATAAGTATTCAGTTCGATGGTATCCATCGTAATTCAACGGTATGGGTCAATGGGTTTTATGTAGGCAACGAATCTAGTGGTTATGCTTCTTCAGTTTATGATATTACTGATTATCTGAATTACGGAGAAGAAAATGTTGTTGCAGTTCGTGTTGATGCCAGTATAGAAGAAGGATGGTACTATGAAGGTGCCGGAATATACAGACATGTGTGGCTCAACAAAACAGACAGGTTGCACGTAGCTCAGTATGGTACATTCGTCACTTCCCAGATAAATGAAGATAATGCTGAATTAACCGTTCGCACAACGATAGAAAATCAATATCCCCAAACCTCTAAATTCTCAATAGAACAAATATTGTTCGATGCTTCAAATAAAGCTGTTGTGAGTCAGAAGTATGATTCTCTTTCATTGGCAGGAAATCAGGAAAGCATCCTATATCATAAATTAAAAGTGGAAAGTCCTAAGCTATGGTCAATTGAGGTTCCTTACTTATATCATCTTGAAACGCTTGTTAAAGTTGACGGCAAGACTGTCGATTCTTACAATACCAATGTGGGAATTCGTACAGTACGTTTTGATCCTAACCTGGGATTCTTTCTTAATGGTAAAAGTGTAAAAATCAAAGGAACCAACAATCACCAGGATCATGCCGGAGTGGGTACTGCAATTCCCGATGCTTTGCAAGAGTTTAGAATAAAAAGGCTGAAAGAGATGGGTAGTAATGCAATTCGTACTTCTCATAACCCTGCCACACCTGAACTTCTCGATGCCTGCGACCGGTTAGGTATGTTAGTCCTTGACGAAAACAGATTAATGGGAATAAACCAGGAATATTTTGATTTGCTCAAGCGGTTTATGATCCGTGACCGTAACCATCCGTGTGTAGTAATATGGTCTTTAGGTAATGAAGAATGGGCTATTGAAAGTAATGAGAAAGGTGCAAGAATAACTAAAACAATGCAGGAATATGCACAGAAAGTTGATTCTTCACGTGCCTTCACAGTCGCAGTATCAGGTGGATGGGATAACGGTAGTGGCAAAACAGTGCAGGTGATGGGTTATAATTATATTGTGCAGGGCGATATTGATGTTCATCACAAGAAATTCCCTTGGCAATGTGGCATTGGTACTGAAGAAAGTAATACCATTGGTACTCGTGGCGTATATCAGGATGATTTAGCCAATGGACGTATGGCGGCAACTAATCGTATGCCCGAAAATGTAGGAACAGAATCCGGATGGAAGTTCTATCTGGAAAGACCATTTCTTGCAGGTCTTTTCTTTTGGACTGGTTTTGATTATCGTGGTGAGGCCAATCCGCTTGTTTGGCCGGCCGTTAACTCACAATACGGAATCGTTGATCTTTGCGGTTTCCCAAAAGATATTTTCTACTACCTTAAATCGTGGTGGGCAAATAAACCTGTGATGCATATCATGCCGCACTGGAATTGGAAAGGCAGCGAAGGGAAAAATATTAAAGTGACTATTTACAGTAATGCTGATGAGGTTGAACTAATATTGAATAGAAAAAGCTTAGGGAAGAAAACGATGCCTAAAAATGGTCATATAGATTGGGATGTAACTTATCAGCCAGGAACTCTTCAGGCAAAGGGATTTATAAAGAATAAACAGGTTGTTGTCCAACAAATTGAAACGACTGATGTTCCGTCAAAAGTTATTCTTTCTGCTGATCGTACACAACTGAATTCTAATGGTGAGGACATTGCCATTATTACAGTGCAGGTGGCGGATAAAAAGAACCGGATGGTTCCTACTGCTGACAATGAAATAGAGTTTACGCTCAGTGGACCAGGTAAAATCATTGGTGTTGGTAATGGAGATCCTGCATCTCATGATCCTGAACAGTTTGTGGAATCAGTGGAAACAAGTTCTATCAGCGGAATGAAATTAATGCAATCGAGTTCAATGCCAGAGATTAATGAACTGGAAGCAAATAACAATGACTCTATCTGGAAAAAAGCTTTCGAGAAAAATTATGGTGACTATGATGCTACTAAAAATCTTATTATAAAAGGCTCTTTCAATTTATCTGATTTCAATGAAAAGACAGAAATAACATTCTATGCAAAAAGTTTGTCTGATAATCAGTCCATTTATGTGAATGGGAAGTTACTGGCTAAAGATATTAAGCGGAATGATCCTAATCAGGTTTTTGTACTTGATCATAATTATTTGCATAAAGGTGAAAATGTAGTGCTCTTTGTAGGGAAACCACTCGTTAAGCATAATAGCTGGGAGGAGATTAGTACTAATCCTGGGATAATAAAAATCTATAACCCGGCTTCCCAGTGGAAACGAAAAACGTTTAATGGTTTGGCTCAGGTAATAGTGAAAGCATCAAAGAAGGAGGGCGAAATAATTTTAACAGCTACTTCTAAAGGATTGTCATCAGCTATAATAAAAATATCTTCGATGCCTGTTGTTCCAAAACCTACTATTGATGATTAA